The following are from one region of the Anaeropeptidivorans aminofermentans genome:
- a CDS encoding ABC transporter ATP-binding protein — protein sequence MDYPVVEVKNISLNYHDPDGETKALKDISFSVHRGDFISIVGPSGCGKSTLLSIIANLLKPSKGEVLINGKPLSQSETTIGYMLQKDHLFEWRTIWQNVILGLEIQNKLTSEALSFAESLLEKYGLYDFKDKKPSQLSGGMRQRAALIRTLVLEPEVLILDEPFSALDYQTRLYVCDEIGTIIRKENKTAILVTHDISEAVSISDKVIVLSKRPAVISAVHDIEFASKVKSPMKAREEPEFRHYFNTIWKELDLNV from the coding sequence ATGGATTACCCCGTTGTAGAGGTTAAAAACATCAGCTTGAACTACCATGATCCCGACGGCGAAACAAAAGCCCTGAAGGACATCAGCTTTTCAGTTCACAGGGGAGACTTCATAAGCATAGTCGGCCCCAGCGGATGCGGAAAATCCACTCTTTTGTCAATTATAGCAAATTTATTAAAGCCATCAAAGGGCGAGGTCCTCATAAACGGAAAGCCCCTGTCTCAATCAGAAACTACCATCGGATATATGCTGCAAAAGGATCATTTATTTGAATGGCGCACCATATGGCAAAATGTCATATTAGGCCTTGAAATACAAAATAAGCTTACAAGCGAAGCCTTAAGCTTCGCAGAAAGCCTTCTGGAAAAATACGGTTTATATGACTTTAAAGATAAAAAACCTTCTCAGCTTTCCGGCGGAATGCGGCAGAGGGCGGCACTTATCAGAACCCTTGTTCTTGAACCGGAGGTTCTTATTTTAGACGAGCCTTTTTCAGCCCTTGATTATCAGACAAGACTCTACGTATGCGATGAAATCGGAACAATCATAAGAAAAGAAAATAAAACGGCTATATTGGTTACTCATGATATTTCCGAGGCTGTAAGCATATCGGACAAAGTCATTGTTCTGTCTAAAAGACCGGCAGTTATATCTGCCGTACACGATATAGAATTTGCTTCCAAAGTAAAATCTCCTATGAAAGCAAGAGAAGAGCCTGAATTCAGGCATTATTTCAATACTATATGGAAGGAGCTTGACCTGAATGTCTAG
- a CDS encoding NINE protein, with protein sequence MNCNIHPNKLASGTCSVCHQPFCEECLVNVDGNYYCKEHVAELLKNKGKYTGEAGYNNPQNGYNPNAHANTSGSYHYQDQQGTGYGPNNTINNNFYGAPNFYPYKNKVIALLLAIFLGFGGIHRFYVGKIGTGLLWLFTGGFFGIGWFIDIVLIALGAFRDKYGYPLI encoded by the coding sequence ATGAATTGTAATATACATCCAAACAAACTGGCTTCAGGTACGTGCAGCGTGTGCCATCAGCCTTTTTGCGAAGAATGCCTTGTGAATGTAGACGGTAATTATTACTGCAAAGAGCATGTTGCTGAATTATTAAAGAATAAGGGTAAATATACAGGGGAAGCAGGATATAACAATCCCCAAAATGGGTATAATCCCAATGCTCATGCCAATACCAGCGGAAGCTATCATTATCAAGATCAGCAAGGCACGGGGTATGGTCCCAATAACACCATAAATAATAATTTTTACGGTGCCCCTAATTTCTATCCTTATAAAAATAAGGTGATAGCCCTTCTTTTAGCTATATTTTTAGGCTTTGGCGGAATCCATCGTTTTTATGTAGGAAAAATAGGAACAGGGCTTTTATGGCTCTTTACAGGAGGATTTTTCGGAATAGGCTGGTTTATAGACATAGTCCTTATTGCTTTAGGGGCTTTCAGAGACAAATACGGTTACCCTCTTATTTAA
- a CDS encoding tetratricopeptide repeat-containing glycosyltransferase yields MNSLKICVYAICKNEAKFVDEWMDSMGEADLVVVTDTGSTDDTVEKLRARGAVVHVNEVKPWRFDKARNISLDHVPEDTDICICTDLDELFNAGWRKNLEEAWLNHQSSIKGPTAKCGRYLYNWSLKPDGSPDVQFVYFKVHERKDFSWKCPVHEYVSYDGPLPLEKIFIEGMVLSHYPDAEKSRGSYLPLLEMAVEEDPDSERMRYYLGREYMYKGHWQNAIDTLIYFLNMPSATWREERCAAMRWIAKSYHSLNDKANAYRWYYKAIGEAPHLRDPYVEFATMCNDYRDWPAAYFLLQEALKITEKSNVYVNMGYSWDHTPHDLCAIAAFNIGLVDISLEHAKKAYEIAPDIERLKNNITAIEKVIESKKL; encoded by the coding sequence ATGAATAGCCTCAAGATATGCGTTTATGCCATATGTAAAAATGAAGCTAAATTTGTTGACGAGTGGATGGATTCCATGGGTGAAGCCGATCTTGTTGTCGTAACAGACACAGGTTCAACCGACGACACTGTAGAAAAGCTTAGAGCAAGAGGCGCAGTCGTACATGTGAATGAAGTTAAGCCATGGAGATTTGATAAAGCCAGAAATATATCCTTAGATCATGTTCCAGAAGATACAGATATTTGCATATGCACGGATTTAGATGAATTATTTAATGCCGGCTGGAGAAAGAACCTTGAAGAAGCGTGGCTGAATCATCAATCCTCTATCAAAGGCCCCACAGCAAAATGCGGAAGGTATCTTTATAATTGGAGCCTTAAGCCTGATGGAAGCCCTGATGTGCAGTTTGTTTATTTCAAGGTCCATGAACGCAAAGACTTTAGCTGGAAATGCCCTGTTCATGAATATGTATCTTATGACGGTCCCCTTCCTCTTGAAAAGATATTCATAGAAGGCATGGTATTAAGCCACTATCCCGATGCGGAAAAATCAAGAGGTTCTTACCTGCCGCTTCTTGAAATGGCTGTCGAGGAAGACCCAGATAGCGAAAGAATGCGTTATTATCTCGGAAGAGAATATATGTATAAAGGACATTGGCAAAACGCAATTGATACATTAATATATTTTCTTAATATGCCCTCTGCCACCTGGCGTGAAGAAAGATGTGCCGCCATGAGATGGATAGCCAAATCCTATCATAGTTTAAATGACAAAGCAAATGCCTATCGCTGGTATTATAAGGCCATAGGGGAAGCCCCTCATCTTCGGGACCCTTATGTAGAATTTGCAACTATGTGTAACGATTATAGAGACTGGCCTGCTGCTTATTTCCTTTTACAAGAGGCGCTTAAAATCACCGAAAAATCCAATGTATACGTAAACATGGGGTATTCTTGGGACCATACTCCCCATGATTTATGTGCTATTGCGGCATTTAACATAGGTCTTGTAGACATCTCCCTTGAACACGCAAAAAAAGCTTATGAAATCGCACCGGATATAGAGAGATTAAAAAACAATATAACCGCCATAGAAAAAGTTATAGAGAGCAAGAAATTATAA
- a CDS encoding tetratricopeptide repeat-containing glycosyltransferase: MENLKPYKICVYAICKNEEKFVDRWMDSVSEADMVIVTDTGSTDNTVKKLRERGAVVYEEKISPWRFDKARNISLNHVPEDADICVANDLDEIFDPGWREKLEAFWQPEYTRAQYLFTWSFNPDGTPKKQYMMEKIHRRHGFKWVKPVHEILVYSGDDEEKSIWIPGLVLNHHQDLTKPRSQYLPLLELSVAENPEDDRSMFWLGREYMYNKMYDMAINTLRRHINLPSAKWSEEKSASMRYIANCYEAKGNSDEAKAWLYKAIGECPHVREPYTAMINLGYKENNWPLVYAMVKSALSIKKGTGSYLMEPESWGYLLYDYGAISAYRLGLYEEAKEYALSALEFSKDDERLKSNLAIIESKLKELNRKD, encoded by the coding sequence ATGGAAAATTTGAAACCTTACAAGATTTGCGTTTACGCCATCTGTAAAAATGAAGAAAAGTTCGTAGACCGCTGGATGGATTCTGTAAGCGAAGCAGACATGGTTATCGTGACCGATACAGGTTCAACCGACAACACAGTAAAAAAACTCCGTGAACGCGGTGCTGTTGTTTATGAAGAAAAAATATCCCCATGGAGATTTGATAAGGCCCGTAATATTTCTTTAAATCATGTACCTGAAGACGCCGATATCTGCGTGGCAAACGATTTAGACGAAATTTTTGACCCCGGTTGGAGAGAAAAGCTTGAAGCTTTCTGGCAGCCTGAATATACAAGGGCACAATATCTTTTTACATGGAGCTTTAATCCGGACGGAACACCTAAAAAACAATATATGATGGAAAAAATACACAGAAGACACGGCTTTAAATGGGTTAAGCCTGTTCATGAAATTTTGGTATACTCAGGAGATGATGAAGAAAAAAGCATTTGGATACCCGGCCTTGTTCTGAACCATCATCAGGACCTTACAAAGCCCAGAAGCCAGTATCTTCCGCTTCTTGAGCTTTCCGTTGCAGAAAATCCCGAAGATGACAGGTCCATGTTCTGGCTGGGCAGAGAGTATATGTATAATAAAATGTATGATATGGCTATTAATACATTAAGACGCCATATAAACCTTCCTTCAGCAAAATGGTCGGAAGAAAAAAGCGCTTCCATGCGATATATAGCTAATTGCTATGAAGCCAAAGGCAATTCAGATGAAGCTAAAGCATGGCTTTATAAGGCAATCGGTGAATGCCCTCATGTACGCGAGCCTTATACTGCAATGATAAATCTGGGATATAAGGAAAATAACTGGCCCTTGGTTTATGCCATGGTAAAAAGTGCCCTATCCATAAAAAAAGGCACAGGAAGTTATCTTATGGAGCCGGAAAGCTGGGGGTATTTATTATATGACTACGGCGCAATAAGTGCCTACAGGCTTGGTCTATATGAAGAAGCAAAGGAATATGCCCTTAGCGCATTGGAATTCAGTAAAGACGATGAGCGGCTTAAGAGTAATTTAGCAATCATAGAAAGTAAATTAAAAGAATTGAATAGAAAGGATTGA
- a CDS encoding LysM peptidoglycan-binding domain-containing protein: MEIYVVQSGDTLPGIANRFGVSVSIIAENNGLSNGSGLAVGQALIILYPTTVYTVRIGDTLTGIAQMYGTTIMNLYQNNPHLASQAFLMPGQLIVISYEGEKRGDISINGYAYPHINRTVLRRTLPFLTILTIFGYGFREDGSLITTPDNELINLAYQFNVAPFMLLSSIDESGHFSGDRASLLFNDLNLQNRVIDNIIDTMHSKGYLGLDVDFEFVYPEDGEEFLRFVQNITNRLNAEGFTVNVDLAPKTSADQPGLLYEAHNYRALGEAANTVLLMTYEWGYTYSEPMAVAPLNQVRRVVEYALTEIPADKIFLGIPNYGYVWPLPYESGVTTATAIGNEYAVQLAVRYGAQIQFDEVAQSPYFEYTIPSGRRNIAWFEDVRSINGKLDLISEKNLRGAGYWNVMRSFAQNWALVNNLYNIRKIV; encoded by the coding sequence ATGGAAATTTATGTTGTACAATCTGGAGACACATTGCCAGGAATTGCCAATAGATTTGGCGTATCGGTATCAATTATTGCAGAAAACAACGGCCTTAGCAATGGATCAGGGCTTGCGGTAGGCCAGGCTCTTATTATCCTTTATCCTACGACGGTTTACACTGTGAGGATTGGAGATACCCTTACAGGAATTGCACAAATGTATGGAACAACAATTATGAATTTATATCAAAATAATCCCCATTTAGCTTCACAGGCATTTTTAATGCCCGGCCAGTTAATCGTTATATCTTATGAAGGCGAAAAAAGAGGGGACATAAGTATAAACGGATATGCTTATCCCCATATAAACAGAACAGTATTAAGAAGAACATTGCCTTTTTTAACGATTCTTACTATTTTTGGATATGGCTTCAGAGAAGATGGAAGCCTTATAACCACGCCGGATAATGAATTAATCAACTTGGCCTATCAGTTTAATGTTGCTCCTTTTATGCTTTTATCGTCTATCGATGAAAGCGGGCATTTCAGCGGAGACAGGGCAAGTCTTTTGTTTAACGATTTGAATTTGCAGAATAGAGTAATAGATAATATTATAGATACTATGCATAGCAAGGGTTATCTAGGCCTTGATGTTGATTTTGAATTCGTCTACCCTGAAGACGGAGAGGAATTTTTAAGATTTGTTCAAAATATTACAAATAGGCTTAATGCAGAAGGCTTTACCGTAAACGTAGATTTAGCCCCTAAAACATCTGCAGACCAGCCGGGCTTGCTATATGAGGCACATAATTACAGAGCCTTAGGAGAAGCGGCAAATACTGTGCTTCTAATGACCTATGAATGGGGCTATACTTACAGTGAGCCCATGGCTGTTGCGCCGTTAAATCAGGTGAGAAGGGTAGTGGAATATGCCCTTACGGAAATACCGGCAGATAAGATATTTTTAGGCATTCCCAATTATGGATATGTATGGCCATTGCCTTATGAAAGCGGCGTAACTACAGCGACTGCCATAGGAAATGAGTATGCCGTACAATTAGCCGTAAGATACGGCGCCCAAATACAATTTGATGAAGTGGCTCAATCGCCTTATTTTGAATATACAATTCCCAGCGGAAGACGAAATATTGCATGGTTTGAGGACGTGAGAAGCATCAATGGAAAGCTTGATCTAATATCTGAGAAAAACTTAAGGGGAGCCGGATATTGGAATGTTATGAGATCCTTTGCACAAAACTGGGCGCTTGTAAACAATCTATACAATATCCGAAAAATAGTATAG
- a CDS encoding NAD(P)H-dependent flavin oxidoreductase has protein sequence MAFNPFKIGELTASVPIIQGGMGVGVSLSGLAGSVASEGGVGVISAAQVGYNTDGFESNALRANLNALGKHINSAKEKAKEGIIGVNIMCATQKYEEYVKCAAENKVDLIISGAGLPINLPELVEGSISKIAPIISSLKAAKVLLKTWEKRYKKTADLVVIEGPKAGGHLGFTKEEAEACNSMDNEIESILELVSEYEDKFNKKIPVVFGGGVFLKEDISHMLSLGLSGVQIGSRFVATEECDAHENFKNAYVKAKKEDIAIIKSPVGMPGRAIITDFIRSVMEKREDIKKCYGCIKSCDYRITPYCISKALINSVKGDIQNGLVFCGADTYKINEITTVKKLIRDLTQ, from the coding sequence ATGGCGTTTAATCCCTTTAAAATAGGAGAGCTTACGGCATCTGTGCCTATTATTCAAGGCGGCATGGGTGTTGGGGTAAGCCTTTCGGGCCTTGCCGGTTCAGTAGCGTCTGAAGGCGGCGTCGGTGTTATTTCCGCCGCTCAAGTCGGATATAATACAGACGGTTTTGAAAGCAATGCCCTTCGAGCTAACTTAAATGCTCTCGGCAAGCATATTAATTCAGCTAAGGAAAAAGCTAAAGAAGGCATTATCGGCGTAAATATTATGTGTGCCACGCAAAAATATGAGGAATATGTAAAGTGCGCCGCAGAAAACAAAGTAGATTTAATCATTTCGGGGGCAGGGCTTCCCATAAATCTTCCGGAGCTTGTGGAAGGCTCCATATCAAAAATAGCCCCTATTATCTCTTCTTTAAAGGCTGCAAAGGTCCTTTTAAAAACATGGGAAAAGCGGTATAAGAAAACTGCTGATTTAGTGGTTATAGAAGGGCCTAAAGCCGGAGGCCATTTAGGTTTTACAAAAGAAGAAGCCGAAGCCTGCAACAGCATGGATAATGAAATTGAATCCATATTGGAATTAGTCTCGGAATATGAAGATAAATTCAATAAAAAAATCCCCGTGGTTTTTGGCGGAGGCGTCTTTTTAAAAGAAGATATCAGCCACATGCTTTCTTTAGGCTTAAGCGGTGTTCAAATTGGTTCAAGATTTGTTGCCACAGAAGAATGCGACGCCCATGAAAATTTTAAGAATGCCTATGTAAAAGCAAAGAAAGAAGACATAGCCATAATAAAAAGCCCTGTGGGAATGCCCGGCAGAGCCATTATTACAGACTTTATAAGAAGCGTCATGGAAAAAAGAGAAGATATTAAAAAATGCTACGGCTGTATTAAAAGCTGCGACTACCGGATTACGCCTTATTGTATCTCAAAGGCCCTTATAAACTCTGTAAAAGGCGATATTCAAAACGGCCTTGTTTTCTGCGGGGCGGATACTTATAAAATAAACGAAATAACCACGGTTAAAAAACTTATTAGGGATTTGACCCAGTAG
- a CDS encoding MarR family winged helix-turn-helix transcriptional regulator → MKETLSAINKLMVEVFNDILAIEEDALKNGKFSDVSITEVHTIEAIGMYTKQTASEVAKKLNITAGTLTVAINNLVKKGYVIRIRSEDDRRVVKLGLTSKGRVLFRVHEQFHKDMVREAVTGLSEEEERILLSALSNLHSFLFRTYIEKNDQGEIS, encoded by the coding sequence ATGAAAGAAACTTTATCTGCTATAAATAAACTTATGGTTGAGGTATTTAACGATATACTGGCGATTGAGGAAGACGCCCTCAAAAACGGTAAATTCAGCGATGTTTCTATTACAGAAGTCCATACCATAGAGGCCATAGGCATGTATACCAAGCAAACTGCAAGCGAGGTTGCAAAAAAGCTTAACATCACTGCCGGAACCCTTACGGTTGCCATAAATAACCTTGTTAAAAAAGGATATGTAATAAGAATAAGAAGCGAGGACGACAGAAGAGTCGTAAAGCTTGGCTTAACCAGCAAGGGAAGGGTCCTTTTCCGCGTTCATGAGCAGTTCCATAAGGACATGGTAAGAGAGGCGGTAACAGGCTTAAGCGAAGAAGAAGAGCGGATTCTCCTTTCTGCACTTTCAAACCTTCACAGCTTTTTATTCAGAACTTATATTGAAAAAAACGATCAGGGAGAGATATCATGA
- a CDS encoding beta-ketoacyl-ACP synthase III, with protein MKNCRIVCAHKYIPERKIDNDEMSRMVDTSDEWIVSRTGIKERHISTGENTSYMAGEVLKGLIEKSGISPLDIDLLIVATISPDYLTPSTACLVQHIAGAKNAFAFDVNAACSGFVYALSTAEKFISSGKYKTAAVIGADILSKMIDFTDRSTCVLFGDGAGGVLLQACEENHYLSEDMNSCGDKAMALYGGHMPVDTVFSKEQPNMGKYIKMNGREIFDFTLKEVPESIKRALSKAGLDLKDIDYIVPHQANARIVNYMAKKLSIDVSRFFINIDQYGNTTAASIPIALSDMLEEGKVEIGSGKKLALVGFGGGLTWGTVIIKI; from the coding sequence ATGAAAAATTGCAGGATAGTCTGCGCTCATAAATACATTCCCGAAAGAAAAATAGATAATGACGAAATGAGCCGTATGGTAGATACCAGCGATGAATGGATTGTATCCCGTACCGGTATCAAAGAACGCCATATATCAACGGGGGAAAATACCTCCTATATGGCGGGAGAGGTACTAAAGGGCCTTATTGAGAAAAGCGGCATATCCCCCCTTGATATTGACCTTTTAATTGTCGCAACCATAAGCCCCGATTATCTTACTCCTTCAACGGCCTGCCTTGTTCAGCATATAGCGGGGGCAAAAAATGCCTTTGCATTTGATGTTAATGCCGCCTGTTCAGGCTTTGTTTATGCTCTAAGCACCGCAGAAAAGTTTATTTCATCGGGAAAATATAAAACGGCAGCCGTAATCGGCGCTGATATCCTTTCTAAGATGATTGATTTTACTGATAGGTCTACCTGTGTTCTTTTCGGAGATGGAGCAGGAGGGGTTCTCCTTCAGGCCTGTGAAGAAAATCATTATTTATCCGAGGATATGAATTCCTGCGGCGATAAGGCAATGGCCTTATACGGAGGCCATATGCCGGTAGATACGGTATTTTCTAAAGAGCAGCCAAATATGGGAAAATACATAAAAATGAACGGCAGAGAAATATTCGATTTTACATTAAAAGAAGTGCCTGAAAGCATTAAAAGAGCCCTTTCTAAGGCAGGCCTTGATTTAAAGGATATAGATTACATCGTTCCCCATCAGGCAAATGCAAGAATCGTAAATTACATGGCAAAAAAACTTAGTATTGACGTATCCCGATTTTTTATCAATATAGATCAATATGGAAACACCACGGCAGCTTCCATTCCCATAGCCTTAAGCGATATGCTGGAGGAAGGAAAGGTTGAAATCGGAAGCGGTAAAAAGCTTGCTCTTGTAGGCTTTGGCGGAGGACTGACTTGGGGTACTGTTATTATAAAAATATAA
- a CDS encoding acyl carrier protein, translating into MILEKIKEIIAEQLGKDPSEITMETNIQSDLEADSLDLFQIINDIEDEFDVKIEDAEDVVTVADVVKLIEEQKK; encoded by the coding sequence ATGATATTAGAAAAAATTAAAGAAATTATAGCTGAGCAATTAGGTAAGGACCCATCTGAAATTACCATGGAAACAAATATTCAAAGCGACCTCGAAGCAGATTCCCTTGATCTTTTTCAGATTATAAACGATATTGAAGATGAATTTGACGTAAAAATTGAAGACGCCGAAGATGTAGTAACCGTTGCAGACGTTGTTAAGCTGATAGAAGAGCAGAAGAAATAA
- the fabK gene encoding enoyl-[acyl-carrier-protein] reductase FabK, whose translation MDFEICRLLNIEYPIFQGAMAWVAESSLAGAVSRAGGLGIIAGGNAPAEVIRKEIHKLRETTDKPFAVNIMLLSPFADEMAQMVCEEKVPIVTTGAGNPGKYMESFKASGIKVIPVVPSVAIAKKMEKLGADALVAEGMEAGGHIGKLTTMVLVPQVVDAVQIPVIAAGGIADGRGMAAAFMLGAKGAQVGTRFLVAKECIVHDNYKKAVLKANDISTTVTSQITGHPVRVLRNKLSKLYDTAEREELRKEEPDIERIEKLGVGSLRKAVIDGDAEYGSLMSGQIAGLVNKEETAKEILESLMEGFLNLTAKERSL comes from the coding sequence ATGGATTTTGAGATTTGCAGGTTACTTAATATAGAATATCCTATTTTTCAAGGCGCCATGGCATGGGTTGCGGAAAGCTCTCTTGCAGGGGCCGTAAGCCGAGCCGGAGGCTTAGGCATAATCGCTGGGGGGAATGCCCCTGCGGAAGTTATAAGAAAAGAGATTCATAAGCTTAGAGAAACCACCGATAAGCCCTTTGCAGTAAATATAATGCTTCTTTCGCCTTTTGCAGATGAAATGGCTCAAATGGTTTGTGAAGAAAAGGTTCCCATCGTTACTACAGGGGCAGGGAACCCCGGAAAATATATGGAAAGCTTTAAAGCAAGCGGCATCAAGGTAATCCCTGTAGTGCCTTCCGTAGCCATAGCAAAGAAAATGGAGAAACTGGGGGCCGATGCCCTCGTTGCCGAAGGCATGGAAGCAGGGGGCCATATTGGGAAGCTTACAACAATGGTTTTAGTTCCTCAGGTGGTTGATGCTGTTCAAATTCCCGTGATAGCAGCCGGAGGCATTGCAGACGGCAGGGGAATGGCGGCGGCATTTATGCTTGGCGCAAAAGGCGCTCAGGTTGGAACGAGATTTCTTGTGGCAAAGGAATGCATCGTTCATGATAATTATAAAAAAGCAGTTTTAAAGGCAAACGATATTTCAACTACCGTAACAAGCCAGATTACAGGTCATCCTGTAAGAGTGCTTCGGAATAAGCTTTCAAAATTATACGATACGGCTGAAAGAGAAGAGCTTCGCAAAGAAGAACCGGACATAGAAAGAATAGAAAAGCTCGGGGTCGGCTCCTTAAGAAAAGCCGTAATTGACGGAGACGCAGAGTACGGCTCTCTTATGAGCGGCCAGATTGCCGGCCTTGTAAATAAAGAAGAAACGGCCAAAGAAATTCTTGAAAGCTTAATGGAAGGTTTTTTAAACCTTACCGCTAAGGAGAGAAGCCTATGA
- the fabD gene encoding ACP S-malonyltransferase: MKIAFMFSGQGAQQEGMGKDLYDTYPLFKEIFDHGDSLLDFSLKDICFKGGEALNQTEYAQPALLAVSAAIIALLKEENIEASMAAGLSLGEYSALFYSGAFSFEDSLRLVRKRGLLMANACKAGFGSMSAILNLSPELTQRACEEASTADEKVYPANFNAPGQIVISGEVNALERAEKLCLAYGAGKAVRLNVSGPFHTPYLKEASEKLSEELESININTPSVPVITNFSAKEMEDIKQTLPLQMVSPVKWEESVRYMLSQEVDTFIEIGAGKTLCSFVKKISKDVNIYNVDSAQSFEKTIQKIKEGKNA; the protein is encoded by the coding sequence ATGAAAATAGCTTTTATGTTCAGCGGTCAAGGAGCCCAGCAGGAAGGCATGGGAAAAGACCTTTATGATACTTATCCTTTGTTTAAAGAAATTTTTGACCATGGCGACAGTTTATTGGATTTTTCTTTAAAGGACATATGCTTTAAAGGCGGGGAAGCTCTGAATCAAACAGAGTATGCTCAGCCGGCTCTCCTTGCCGTAAGCGCCGCCATTATAGCGCTTTTAAAAGAAGAAAATATAGAGGCTTCCATGGCAGCAGGACTTAGCCTTGGAGAATATTCAGCTCTTTTTTATTCAGGAGCATTCAGCTTTGAAGATTCCTTAAGGCTTGTAAGAAAAAGAGGGCTTCTCATGGCAAACGCCTGTAAAGCTGGCTTTGGCTCTATGAGTGCTATTTTGAATCTTTCACCGGAGCTTACACAAAGGGCCTGCGAAGAAGCTTCAACAGCAGATGAAAAGGTTTATCCGGCAAATTTCAACGCACCGGGGCAGATTGTGATTTCAGGAGAAGTAAACGCTCTTGAAAGGGCAGAAAAGCTCTGTTTAGCATATGGCGCAGGAAAAGCCGTAAGGCTTAATGTAAGCGGTCCCTTTCATACGCCTTATTTAAAAGAGGCTTCTGAAAAGCTTTCAGAAGAGCTTGAAAGCATCAACATCAACACGCCTTCTGTGCCTGTCATTACGAATTTCAGCGCAAAAGAAATGGAAGATATTAAACAAACCCTCCCTTTGCAGATGGTAAGCCCCGTAAAATGGGAAGAAAGCGTTCGTTATATGCTTTCACAGGAAGTTGATACCTTTATCGAAATAGGCGCAGGGAAAACCCTCTGTTCCTTTGTAAAGAAAATAAGCAAAGATGTAAATATATACAATGTAGATAGTGCCCAGTCTTTTGAAAAGACCATTCAGAAAATAAAGGAAGGTAAAAATGCCTAA
- the fabG gene encoding 3-oxoacyl-[acyl-carrier-protein] reductase, whose amino-acid sequence MPKTVIVTGASKGIGKAIALEFAQKGYNIVVNYRGGLPVELLEEMNQLGGSAIGIKADVSKFDEAKSLIESAKEKFGSVDVLVNNAGITCDNLILRMKEEEFDKVIETNLKGAFNMIRHASPVMLKQKSGAIINISSVVGLIGNIGQVNYAASKAGLIGMTKATARELATRGITCNAVAPGFIDTDMTKVLSDTVKNKMLENIPMGHFGNMKDIAEAVYFLSESRYITGQVLNIDGGMVMN is encoded by the coding sequence ATGCCTAAAACAGTAATTGTAACGGGAGCTTCGAAGGGAATAGGCAAAGCCATTGCCCTTGAATTTGCCCAAAAAGGCTATAATATCGTCGTTAATTACAGAGGCGGCCTGCCTGTGGAGCTGTTAGAGGAAATGAATCAATTGGGCGGCTCTGCCATAGGAATAAAGGCCGACGTTTCAAAATTTGACGAAGCAAAAAGCCTGATAGAGTCCGCAAAGGAAAAATTCGGTTCCGTAGATGTTCTTGTAAATAATGCGGGAATAACCTGTGACAATCTTATCTTGAGAATGAAGGAAGAAGAATTCGATAAAGTAATAGAAACGAACCTCAAAGGGGCGTTTAATATGATTCGCCATGCAAGCCCTGTTATGCTGAAGCAAAAAAGCGGCGCCATCATTAATATTTCAAGCGTTGTAGGGCTAATCGGAAATATCGGGCAGGTGAATTATGCCGCAAGTAAGGCCGGACTTATCGGTATGACAAAGGCTACGGCAAGAGAGCTTGCCACAAGGGGGATTACCTGTAATGCCGTTGCCCCGGGCTTTATTGATACGGATATGACGAAGGTATTAAGCGATACCGTAAAAAATAAGATGCTTGAGAATATCCCTATGGGTCATTTCGGCAATATGAAAGATATAGCGGAAGCCGTATATTTCCTTTCAGAAAGCAGGTATATCACAGGCCAGGTATTAAATATTGACGGCGGAATGGTAATGAATTAA